Proteins encoded by one window of Heterodontus francisci isolate sHetFra1 chromosome 12, sHetFra1.hap1, whole genome shotgun sequence:
- the LOC137375925 gene encoding microfibril-associated glycoprotein 3-like: MKHSGLTVPLVLNCCTFVCTLYNGANHSYVSTERASSVANAGSHFHSSLPAHRDLIVKEGTSVLIECNVNSSQLHKILWYNSKGNLLEENAETDGKWLILDSGELNITSITFADRGRYTCVATNSHGTLNYTVTLRVVFTTGDMGVYYMIVCLVAFTIVMILNITRLCMMSSHLRKTEKAINDFFKMEGAEKLQKAFEIAKRIPIITSAKTLELAKVTQFKTMEFARYIEELARSVPLPPLILNCRAFVEDIIEAVWMEDAEQATNEENKDRQAVGVNEEIYTIDTEMQRSSSPAGESDDSYVHEECQEIAVQVSVHSQSEKQSIDTLSQGSSQLEHIGEILPKIQTKHTDGVVYESHL; the protein is encoded by the exons ATGAAGCACTCGGGTTTAACAGTacctttggttttgaactgctgcaCATTTGTTTGCACATTATATAATGGTGCAAATCACAGTTATGTCAGTACAGAAAGGGCCAGTTCCGTGGCAAATGCAGGATCTCATTTTCATTCAAGCCTACCAGCACACCGTGACCTAATAGTGAAGGAAGGGACCAGTGTGTTGATTGAATGCAATGTGAACAGCAGCCAGTTGCACAAGATTCTCTGGTACAACTCAAAGGGAAATCTGTTGGAGGAAAACGCTGAAACAG ATGGAAAATGGCTTATTTTAGACAGTGGAGAACTGAACATCACCAGTATTACATTTGCCGATCGAGGTCGTTATACATGCGTTGCAACAAACTCTCATGGCACCTTAAATTACACAGTCACTCTTCGTGTTGTCTTCACCACAGGCGACATGGGGGTTTATTATATGATTGTATGCCTCGTTGCTTTCACGATTGTTATGATATTGAACATCACTCGCCTCTGTATGATGAGCAGTCACCTCAGGAAAACTGAAAAAGCAATCAATGACTTCTTCAAGATGGAAGGAGCAGAAaaattacagaaggcatttgaaattGCAAAACGCATTCCTATCATTACATCTGCAAAGACTCTCGAGCTGGCCAAAGTAACTCAGTTTAAGACCATGGAATTTGCCAGGTACATTGAAGAACTTGCTCGCAGCGTTCCTCTGCCACCTCTGATCTTGAACTGCAGGGCCTTTGTAGAAGATATCATTGAGGCTGTATGGATGGAGGATGCAGAGCAAGCCACAAATGAAGAAAATAAAGATAGACAAGCAGTTGGGGTCAATGAGGAAATCTATACTATTGATACTGAAATGCAACGCAGCAGTTCACCTGCAGGAGAATCTGATGACTCATATGTGCATGAAGAGTGCCAAGAGATTGCTGTTCAAGTCTCAGTACATTCTCAATCAGAGAAACAGAGCATTGACACACTATCCCAAGGAAGCAGCCAGCTTGAGCACATTGGAGAGATTTTGCCCAAGATACAGACAAAACACACAGATGGCGTTGTGTATGAAAGTCATTTATAA